The nucleotide sequence tGTGTTTTTCtggattatttttttaaacaattaTATGTGCATGTCAAAGTGTGTTTTATCAACACCACCCAAAGTCACTAAAACATGTACACATTATGCACATAtgtagatatatataattatgcacaatatttactatttttttatttcttattttttatgtatttttagaTAGCAACAATTAAATAGAAAATTACAAAGacttaataatttttaaagattgtatatatttactaggataatatttaaaaagtttGAAATACAATTacatcaaaataattttgtccGATTTACGAACTCGTTAAATATTTCTCAATAGtcatatttcattttttcataaaaagcCATTACTTGtaaattttctaaattccatcaagttatttttatgcatttttaaattaaaataacaaaatattcattCCTTAAAGCttttaacattttaaaatacaaaaaaaaagttaattaaaaaaaaaagcaatataataaaaataatagacaAACCATGAATAATCATGGCTATTTTAAAGcgtttttcaaataaattttatatatttaaaaatatacaattataaaaaaaatatattaatcaaaaaaatttatattttctatgaTCATTTGGCAAAAgtgtttatttaaatagtttatctttttttatgtgcTTAAAATAAAGCTCGTAAAAAGGATATCGAATTCGGTCCCAAATTGTTGACAGATTTCTCATAGCTGGCCTTACATCGATATATATctgacaaaaaaataaacgtgcaaaataaatttgtaaaataaattgaaagtatgttaaaaatatgcttattttaacttttttttttttttacatttttatcatcatttattgattcatcattataataatccaaaatatattttatttcttgcCCACATCTATCTATATACCAATCATGTCTATCAAATGGTTTTCCTAATCTgaatagtaaaaaaattataaatatatgaatttatatattgtcTAGGTAAATTaggtttttttttttttcattttttaaaccTCGAAAAAACGCTCCTAAATTTTGCCTTAATAGATAGATCATCAAATTTTCCACAAAATCGTTGTAAAGTTActttttcacattttctGTTCATATAAGGAATGtgaaaatatgtatatattaatataaggTATGatatctaaaaaaaatttcaatttatttttcttactTTTTATGCATGTGctcatattttaatatgcTTTTCCATGATTCTTCATTTACATCATTGTGTATACTTACAACAGAATCAACATCAACTTTATcaatatctttattttttctaattagtgaattataaaattgttgAGGGGATGGATATAACCAATATtcgttattatttttcggAATAGATGAAACatctctttttttatttaattttatattatcatttttttcaatgtCTAATGGATCATTGGGTATATTTGGCATCATATTTCGTTCATTAATTtctacaaaataaaataaacgaTTCACAGATGCATATGAACGTTAATTCTAGTACATCTTTTTGATcgatatgtatattttcataaaaacaaaaatacaatcatgtatatatatgagaTATATAAGAGTATCGATTGAAATATGTGCAAACAATTTATTaccattttcttttattgaaaaattttCTGAA is from Plasmodium berghei ANKA genome assembly, chromosome: 14 and encodes:
- a CDS encoding cytochrome c heme lyase, encoding MKVVKNMEEINETSLDKNKSTCPLTSQNSENFSIKENEINERNMMPNIPNDPLDIEKNDNIKLNKKRDVSSIPKNNNEYWLYPSPQQFYNSLIRKNKDIDKVDVDSVVSIHNDVNEESWKSILKYEHMHKKKCEKVTLQRFCGKFDDLSIKAKFRSVFSRLGKPFDRHDWYIDRCGQEIKYILDYYNDESINDDKNIYIDVRPAMRNLSTIWDRIRYPFYELYFKHIKKDKLFK